A segment of the Halogeometricum sp. S3BR5-2 genome:
AGTCCCGCCCGGAGTACATGAACGACGACGGGAACCTCCGCTACCGCCACGAAGGCATCATCGAGAAACCGTTCGTCAACACGGGCGAACCGCTGCGACTCGAACTGGAGTCGTTCGTCGACAGCATCATCGAGGACGAGACGCCGCGCGTCACGGCCGAGGACGGCCTCCGAGCGGTCGAACTCGCCGACCAAATCAGAGAGTGCGCCGGCGACCCCGAACACGGCGTCGACGTCGGCGACCGACCGCTGCCGCACGGGATGAACTGACCTCGCGGGCGAGCGACGGTACGAACGGCTTTTCTCTCGGGTCTCCGGTTCCGATTCGAACTCGAACTCGAACTCGAATTCAGACCCCGACTCGCCGCCGGACGCGCCTGACGCGTTCGAGCGTCGACGGACCGGCCAGCGCCAGCGCGAGAAACGCGTACGTCTTCCAGTCCAGCGGGTAGTAGAACAGCGACCGCAGGAGGAACGGGAGCGCCGACCGAAAGTTACCCGTTCGAATCGCCGCCGCGGCCACCGCGCGCGACCGCTCGGCCACGAAGCGGCGTTCCATCCCGTACTCCGCGGCCGTCGAGCGATGCTTGTGGACGAACAGCGGGAACGACACGTCGCGCTTGCGTTCGAAATCGTCGCTTATCTGCCCGTGAGAGGCCATCCGTCGGACCGTCAACTGTTCGTCGACGTACTCGAACTCGCAGTGCGTCGACAGGCGGAGGTACCACTCGCGGTCCTGCCAACTCGGAAAACGGGTGTCCGTGGGGCCCGCCGCCTCGACGACCGACCGGCGGACGACGGGGTTCGAGAACCCGCCGACGACGTTCTCCCCGCGAAGTAACGCCTTCGTTACGTCGTCTCGGCGCGAGGAGCGGACCGACCGGACCGTCTCGCCGTCGCCGTCCACCACGTCGACGCCGCCGTAGACGACGCCCACGCCCGGCCCGGCGCGTTCGAAGGCGTCGACGAACCGCTCGAGTTTCTCGGGACGCCAGTAGTCGTCGTCGTCGAGGAAGGCGACGAACTCGCCGCTCGACTCCTCGATGCCCGTGTTGCGCGCGGCGTTAGCCCCCCGGTTCACGGGGTGGCGGACGACGGTGAGGTCCACCGCGGGGTCCTCGACGAACGCCGTCAGCGCCGGTTCGACGGGGTCGGGCGAGCAGTCGTCGACGACCAGAATCTCGACGGCGTCGTACGTCTGTTCGACGACGCTCCGGACGGCCTCGGGGAGGTACTCCGGGCGGCCGTACGCCGGAATCACGACGCTGACGAGGGGGGCGGAAGCCGGGTCGGACCCGGTGTCGGAATCGAGGTCCTCTCTCATCGGTGACACACCGCCGCGGAGCCGTCGGCGTCGCCCACCGTCTCGTGCGGACGTCGACGCGTCGCTCCGTCTGCCGTCGTCTGACTCATCGTCGCGGTGAACGCGTCCCACTCTCTTTGTTACCGAACCGCTACGCGCCGGTAGCCGCCGCCAAACCGTCGGTTCGCGGTCACGTCGCGGGTCGAGGGGTCACATCACGAAGTCGACGACGCGGCGGACGCCGCTCAGCGCGAGGAACTTCACCTTGTCGCGCGTGCGGAGTTCGGGGGAGGTGACCGGCGGGTCGTAGGAGGCGGCGAACTCGAATATCTCCGGGCGGTGCTCGAAGAGGTACTCCAAGTTCGGGTTTCGGCCCGTCCGCTTGCGGATGTACTCGACGAACGAGTTCGCGTAGTCGTGGTAGATGACGGCGTCCGGATAGTAGATGATCTGGTCGCGTCGAATCCCGTCCTGCATCAGCCGGTGGGTCAGTTCGATACCCTCGTGCCCCGCCCGGTCGGCGAGGTTCTCGTCGTAACCGCCGGCGTCGAGGTACGTCTTCCGGTCGAACGAGGTGTTTCCCTCGACGTTGATGAAGTAGGGAAACGGCTCGTCTCCGAGGTCGTAGTGGCTCTGAATCCGCGTATACACGGTGTCGTGCTTCGGGAGGACGCGGCCGCGCGCCGCGACGATATCGTGTTCCGCGTGCGCGCGCCGGTGGGCCGCCACGAAGTCCCGTTCCGGGACGCCGTCGTCGTCGAGGAACAGGAGGAGTTCCCCGCGAGCGAGTTTCGCGCCGAGGTTTCGACCGACCGTCACGCCGTAGTTGCGGTCGAGTTCGACGAACAGGCGGACGTGTTCGGACTCCGCGACGGTCGATTCGACGTCCGCGTCGGTGCCGTTGGCGACGACGACTATCTCGTAGTTCGAGGCCGTCTGGTCGTCGAGCGCCTCCAACACCGGCTCGAACACCTCGGCGGGCGTCCGATAGGTGACGACGACGACGGAGGCGTCGGCGGCGACGTCCTCGTTGACGACCACGCATCGGGAGACGCACTCGCGCATCTCGGGTCCGAGCCGCGCTGGCACGTCCATCGTACTACGCGTCACCCGCCTCGGAGGGGGCGCGCCGGTCGGGGGGCGCACGCCCGGAGTTCGTGCGGGCCTCTCGGTGTCGCGCGTGCGCGCGAAGGAAGTACTCTGCGCCGTCTCTCACGGCGGCGTTCGGGAGGGAGAACATCTGCTTCACCGGGCTATTCGTCGGTGCGTTCGACCGTTCTGTGCTGCGGTCTCGTCGGGAGCGGGTCGTCGCCGAGATGGGAGGGAGACGGCGCAGACGCGCCTGAGACGGATGTCGCACTGCCTTCGTCGCTCGCAGGTCGGCCCTCGGCGGTCGGTCGCCTCGGCCCGATCCGATGTGTCGCAGGCATGCTATCGTGTACGTACCGACTCTTCCCTCATTAGTAAGTTGTACCTATCTCGGCCGACCGGGGGATACGTTTTTGCGTCCGGGTCGGATTGGTACTTACTCGGCGAGTAGTGCGTTCCCGCGGCTCGACGCCGCGTCGCACGACTCGACAGAGACTCTATCATCAGACGATGAACACAGTAGATATCGAAGATCAGACGGTCGTCATCACCGGCGGCGCGGGATTCATCGGCAGTCACATCGCCGACGCCCTCGTCCCGGAGAACGACGTCCGCGTGTTGGACGACTGTTCGACCGGGTACCGAGAAAACGTCCCCGAGGGCGCGGAACTCGTCTCCGGGGACGTCCGCGACGAAGACGTCGTCTCGGCCGCCGTCGAGGGCGCAGACCTGGTGTTCCACGAGGCCGCGGAGGTCAGCGTCCAACGGAGCGTCGAACAGCCCAAACGGAGCAACGAGGTCAACGTCGGCGGAACGCTGAACGTCCTCGAAGCCGCCAGAGACGCCGACGCGCGGGTCGTCATGGCCTCGAGTTGCGCCATCTACGGCGTCCCGGACTCGGTGCCGCTCTCGGAGACCGACCGACTCGGTCCGCGGTCGCCGTACGGCGTCGACAAAGCCGCTATCGACTCCTACGCCGAGGTCTACCACGAACAGTACGGACTCGAGACGGTCGCGCTCCGCTACTTCAACGCCTACGGGCCGCGGCAGACGGCCGGCGAGTACAGCGGCGTCATCAGCATCTTCCTCGACCAGGCGCGCCGCGGCGAACCCATCACCGTCGAGGGCGAGGGCGACCAGACGCGCGATTTCGTCCACGTCAGCGACGTGGTGCGCGCGAACCTCGCGGCGGCCACCACCGACGCCGTCGGCGAGGCGTACAACGTCGGTACCGGCGAGGAGACGAGCATCGAGACGCTCGCGGAGACGGTCAAGCGCGCGGCCGGCAGCGACAGCGACATCGTCCACGTCGAGGGCCGCGAGGGCGACATCCCGCGGAGCGTCGCCGACCTCTCGAAGTCCCGCGAGTCGCTGGGGTACGAACCCACCGTCTCGCTCGAAGAGGGACTCCGGACGCTCGTCGACGACGAGTAGGTCCGTTCGCCTCGGTGGACCGGCTCTCGTACTCGGGTCGCTACTCGGTATCGTGTCGCGTACCCGCCGTCGCGCCGCAGAGCCTCTCGTCTCCGCGTTGTCAGGTGCTCGCCGGTTCGCGGGTCGCTCGCGGGTATACGAGGGCTATAACAATACCGCGCTTGTCCGAACGCGTGCACACATGCGGGTTCTCAATCTCGTAGTCGAAGAGTCGGCGCCCTTCTTTCAACAGCAGGAGAAAATCCTCGAACGGCGAGGTATCGAGTGCGAGACGATAGAGGTGCCGGGGAGTCACGACACCGAGCACACCCGCACCGCCGCCGACTACCTCCGATTTCACGCTCCGGTGCTGAAGAAGTCCCGGCAGTTCGACATCGTCCACGCGAACTACGGACTCACCGCCCCCGCGGCGCTGTTACAGCCCACGCGGCCCGTCGTGCTGTCGCTGTGGGGGAGCGACCTCTTGGGCTGGACGGGTCCGGTGAGCAAAGCCTGCGCCCGTCTCTCGGACGCCGTCATCGTGATGAGCGACGAGATGGCCGAGGCGTACGGCGGCGACTGCGAGGTCATCCCCCACGGTATCGACATGCGACTGTTCGAGCCCCGGTCGACGCGCGAGGCGCGGGAGGAGGTGGGCTGGAGCCACGACGCCCGACACGTGCTGTTCCCGTACTCGCCCGGCCGGGAACTGAAAGACCACCCCCGAGCGGAGCGAGTGGTCGAACGCGTCGACGAGGAGTTCGACGAGGCGGTCGAACTCCACGCGGTCCACGGCGTCCCGCACGATACGATACCGACGTACATGAACGCCGCCGACGCGCTCTTGATGACCTCGAAGCGCGAGGGGTCGCCGAACACGGTCAAAGAGGCGCTCGCGTGCAACCTCCCCGTCGTCTCCACCGACGTCGGCGACGTGCGTAACCTCCTCTCCGGCGTCGACCCGTCGTTCGCATGCGAGACGGACGCGGAACTCGTCGACGCCCTCGTCGAGACGCTCCGACGCGGCGAGCGCTCCAACGGGCGCGAGACGGTCGAGCACCTGCGCCTGGAGACGATGGGCGAGCGCATCGAAAACGTCTACCGGCGCGCGCTGGAGTCAAGATAGCGCGCGGCGCGGCGCCGAGAGTCGAGGAGTCGAGCGGACCGCGAGGAACGAGAGAAACGAGAAACGGGGAAACGACTTCGTCGCTCAGTCGCTCACTTTGTACATCTTGTAGTCGCCCGACGTCTGCACGAGGCTCACCTCGGCCGTCGAGTTCAGACTCCGGAACCCGGACTCGTTGTACATGAGTCCGCGGTACAGTTCGAGTTCGCGGCGTTCGTCGGAGCGTTTCACCACGACGTAGACGTCGCCCTCGCCGTTGTAGTGCGTCGTCAGGTTGCTGTTGAACACCTCCGGCGGCACGCTCCCGCCGGTCGGAAGCGACGACATCGTCCGCTTCGCCTCGCGGCCGTAGACGGCGTCGGAGTATCGCCCCGGGCCGAGGCGGACGCCGAGGAGTCTCGCGTCCCCCCCGACGTCCTCGAAACTCGCCTGGTAGCCGGCCATCTCCGTCTCGGGCACCTGCGAGGAGGGGAGGTAGATGAGCGGCGACATGAAGAACGTCATCGTGCTGAGGACGATGAGCGCCGCGAACGCCACCGCCAGCACGCTGTCGGCGCTGACGTTCCTGAGCCGTCCGGTCGCCAACTCGCGCCCGCGGACGAGCGCCACGCAGCCGAGGACGTTCAACAGGAGGACGACGGCGCCGACGTACCGGCCCCACACCGCCGTCGACGACGCGAGGTAGAACACCCCGAACATCGCCGTGAGCGCGGTGGTGGCCACGCCGAGGGCGACGACGATGGCGGACCGGCGGGAGGCGTCGCCGCGCGCCTCCGCGATGAGCGCTCGGAGCACCAACCCGGCCGCGAGGAGTCCGAACACCACCGTCGGGAGGAACAGTTTCGTCGCGACTTCGACGGTGCTTCCGCCCAGCGCGCTCAGCGACGTCGCCTGCGTCGCCACGTCGTTCGCGCCGGTCCCCGTCTGGAAGATGCTCTCGAAGAAGCTCTGCACGACGCCGATGGAGGACTGCTGGGCGCGTTCGAGCCGACTCGTCCACAGGAGGAACACGGCCATGAGGAAGGCGCCGTGTCCGAGCACCGACCGCTGGGCCGCTATCGGGTGGTCGTTCCACCGACGCACGATGAGCGCCCTGGTCGCGCCGATGAGGAGGAAGACCATCGCGACGTTCAGCGCCTGCTGGGGGTGCAGGAGCACGAGCGCCACCGACGCGAACGCGAGGGCGCCGTCCGTCGCGGTGACGGGAAGCAACCCCTCCTCGCCGGGCGCGTCGAGAATGTGGCGGAGCGCGAGATAGAGCAGGACCGGGGTGAAGTACAGCGCCTGCGTGAACGGATGCGCCATCATGAACACGCCGAGGTCGTTGCTCGGCAGGAGCAACAGCGCCGAGAAGGCGGCGATGACCGAGACGCCGCGCCCGTCGACCAACACCCCGACGCAGAGGGGAACCGTGACGAAGTAGACGAGGACGAACAGCAGGACGACGAGCAGCATCGCCCGGTTCAGCGTCATGCCGGTCAGCTCCTGAATCAGGAGCGTCGTCGTGTGGACCCCGGGGTAGAGGAACTGCGTCGGCTGCATCACGCCCGACGCGAGGTCCTTCGCCCAGCCGAGGTGGGTGAGCGAGTCGCCCATCCCGTAGAAGAAGTAGCCGCGGATGAGCGGCAGGCCGGCCACCGAGAGTATCGGGAGCCCGCCGACGACCATCGTCGCCCAGCGGAGCGGACCGCCGGGGCGGAGGACGAGGCCCACGAGGAGCGCGCAGGCCACCGCGACGCCGATACCGACCCAGTAGAGCGCCGGCGTCGACCCGTAGATGGAGAGCTCGTACCCCGTCGCCGGGGCGAAGTACGCCCGCACCAGTCCCGCGAAGAAGGCGAGTCCGCCCACGACGAGCAGAGCCTTCGAGAGTCGCGCGGACGTCCCGCTCTCCGTCTCGGTTCCGCTCCCGCGCGCGTTCCGCCGTCCGCGCCGCGCGGTCGTTCGCTGCACGCTACGTCACCCTCGCCGGAGCCGCGGTGTGGTTCACAGCTCTCATGGTCTCACGCCGGGTTCCGTTCGGTCGGTCGGCGGACGGGGTCGGAGTCTCGGACGCCGCGGATGTCGGCGGGCGTCGCGTCCGGCCGCCCGGCCGCCTCGACGGCGTCCGTGACGAACCGCGCGACGTCTATGGTGTCGTCCAGCAGCCGTCGCCGCCGCTTTCCGATTTCGCGCTCGCTCTCCGGCCGTTCGAGCCACGACCGGGCCTTCTCGACCGCCTCCTCGCCGTCGGGCGTGGAGTACATCAACCCGTATCGCTCCTGGAACTCGACGAAGTTGCTCATGTCGCCCTCGCCGGCGAACGAGTTCGTCCGGATGACGGGCGTCCCGAGGATGGCGGATTCGGTGGCCATCGTGTGGGTGTCGGTGACGAACATGTCCGCGGCGTCGAGCAGCGAGTGCGAGAGGTGGACGGGCGTCTGCAAGGCGTACTGCGACAGCGAGTCGGGGAGCTTCTTTGCGACGCTCATGATGTACACCTCCCCGTGCTCGGACAGCAGATCGACGAGGCGTTCCTTGACGGCGAGCGACATCCCCTTCTGACCGATGTCGTGGTGGGCCTTCATCGTCCCGAACCGGAGCAGGAAGTACGGTTCGTCGGGTTCGACCCCGTGTTCGCGCAGGGCGTCGTGGTCCGGTTCGAAGTACTCCGGGCGGAGGTAGGCGAGTTCGTGGAAGCCGTCGTAGCGGACGTGCTTCTCGCCGAAGTCGTCGCGGAATTTCCGCGGGGTGCAGACGAAGTCGGCGAACGGCACGGTGATGCGGTTCGACCCGACGGGGCTGTCGGTCCAGACGACGCTGCGAGCGCCGACGACCGCGGAGACGTGCGCCGCGGCGATACCGCCGATGGCCGTTATCACGTCCGGTTTCCACTTCCGGGCGATGTCGAGGATGCGCGCCTCGTACTGGAGTTGGACTTTGACCATGTCGAACGTGGTGTCGACGTGCCCGGCGAGCACTTGATGGTCGATGCCGTACTCCTCGAGGAGTTCGATGGCCACGTCGTACTCGCGCGCGACGACGCGGACCTCGTGGCCGCGGGCTTCGAGTTCCCGGATAGAATGCTTGAAGAAGTGAACGTGTGCGGGATGTTGTATCGTGACGAGTACCTTCATCGCTTGTGGAACGGGGGGAGACGGCGCTCGTTCGAAACAGACGCACCTGTCGACGAACACTCTTGTCGGATTGTCAACAACGGGGCCGTCATTTGACGAGTACACTCGTCTTATCCACTTAGTTAGTAAGCGTCAAAGCCAATCCCGTGACACCTAAAAACCGCTTACTCGGGCCTTGACGCGGTGTGTTAGCGAGCGACAGGCTCGGTAACGTGTCGTCTGTTCTATCGGTTCTCGAAGTCGACGACCGCGAAACCGGTAATGTCGAACTGCGTGATAGAACCGGAGAAGCGGTAGGCGTCGACGCCCTCCGTGACGGTGCCTTCGACGCGCCCGTCGAGCACCTCGTCCGTCTTCAGGTCGCCCGCCGGCGCGTCCGCGGGGACGACGCTCAGTTCCGCGCTGCGTTCGACGTCGCCCGTGACGGTGAACGAGTAGTGGCTGGTGTTGCGAGTGGCGGAGCCGTCGACGTAGATGACGTGTTCCAGCGTCGACCCCTCCTCCGAACCGCCGTCGGTCGAACCGTCGCCGAAGCCGTCGCCGCCGTCCGCGGGGGCGTACTCCCCGGGGTCGAGTTCCTCGCCGTTGACGAAGAACTTCGCGTCGTCGCTCAGTTCGACGGAGACGATCTCCCCGGCGAACCAGAACCAGTCCTCGTCGTTCTCGCCGAGAGAGCCCTCGACGACCGTGCTGACCTCGTTCTCGACGATGTGCGAACCCTGATTGATACCGCTGGTCGTCACGATGCGGTAGTCGAGGGGGGCGCCGGTGCTCCGGACCGTCGTCGTATCCGTGAGCTTTCGGGTCCCGTCGAACCGGATGATTTCGGGGGCGTCGACGGCACCGCCGTCGGCATCGGAGCCCTCGCCCGCGTCGCCGTCGGTCGAACCGTCGCCGCCGTCGCCGCCGGCGTCTGCGGGGGCGTAGTCGGCAGGGTCGACCGGTTCGCCCTCGACGAACAGTTTCGCCTCGTCGCTGAGGCTCACTTCGGTGACTTCGCCGGCGAACCAGAACCAGTCCTCCTGGTCGTCCGCGTCGAGAGAGCCCTCGACGACGGTGGGCACGTCCTCGTCGACGATGTGCGAGCCCTGATTGATGCCGTCGGTCGTCACGACGCGGTAGTCGAGGGGGGCGCCGGTGCCCCGAACGGTGAGCGTGTAGGGCAGTTCCTTCGACCCGCCGTAGTTCGCTCCCGACCCCGAGAGATCCGGAATGGGGCACGCGTACGCCGTGGAGACGTTCGAGGTGCTGATCGTGGAGTTCTGGAACAGCGTCGACCGGCCGTCGACGCCGATGTTCGTGTCGGCGACGACGCCGCTCGACGTGTCGATGAACTTGATGCCGTTCTGGTCGGCGCCGTCGACGGAGATGCAGCAGTTGCGAATCGATGTCCCCGGACGGCCGGTGACCTCGACGGCTATCTTCCGACCGCCGCCGACGCCCGTGACGGAGACGTTCTCGAACGTGTACGCCGTGTCCGGCCAGTCGATGGAGGGTTCGGCGACGACGATGGGGTTGAGCACGTCGGTCGTGTTCACCTGGACGCGCGTGTTCCGAATCGTGCAGTTACCCG
Coding sequences within it:
- a CDS encoding glycosyltransferase, whose translation is MRVLNLVVEESAPFFQQQEKILERRGIECETIEVPGSHDTEHTRTAADYLRFHAPVLKKSRQFDIVHANYGLTAPAALLQPTRPVVLSLWGSDLLGWTGPVSKACARLSDAVIVMSDEMAEAYGGDCEVIPHGIDMRLFEPRSTREAREEVGWSHDARHVLFPYSPGRELKDHPRAERVVERVDEEFDEAVELHAVHGVPHDTIPTYMNAADALLMTSKREGSPNTVKEALACNLPVVSTDVGDVRNLLSGVDPSFACETDAELVDALVETLRRGERSNGRETVEHLRLETMGERIENVYRRALESR
- a CDS encoding DUF354 domain-containing protein: MKVLVTIQHPAHVHFFKHSIRELEARGHEVRVVAREYDVAIELLEEYGIDHQVLAGHVDTTFDMVKVQLQYEARILDIARKWKPDVITAIGGIAAAHVSAVVGARSVVWTDSPVGSNRITVPFADFVCTPRKFRDDFGEKHVRYDGFHELAYLRPEYFEPDHDALREHGVEPDEPYFLLRFGTMKAHHDIGQKGMSLAVKERLVDLLSEHGEVYIMSVAKKLPDSLSQYALQTPVHLSHSLLDAADMFVTDTHTMATESAILGTPVIRTNSFAGEGDMSNFVEFQERYGLMYSTPDGEEAVEKARSWLERPESEREIGKRRRRLLDDTIDVARFVTDAVEAAGRPDATPADIRGVRDSDPVRRPTERNPA
- a CDS encoding glycosyltransferase family 2 protein yields the protein MREDLDSDTGSDPASAPLVSVVIPAYGRPEYLPEAVRSVVEQTYDAVEILVVDDCSPDPVEPALTAFVEDPAVDLTVVRHPVNRGANAARNTGIEESSGEFVAFLDDDDYWRPEKLERFVDAFERAGPGVGVVYGGVDVVDGDGETVRSVRSSRRDDVTKALLRGENVVGGFSNPVVRRSVVEAAGPTDTRFPSWQDREWYLRLSTHCEFEYVDEQLTVRRMASHGQISDDFERKRDVSFPLFVHKHRSTAAEYGMERRFVAERSRAVAAAAIRTGNFRSALPFLLRSLFYYPLDWKTYAFLALALAGPSTLERVRRVRRRVGV
- a CDS encoding NAD-dependent epimerase/dehydratase family protein gives rise to the protein MNTVDIEDQTVVITGGAGFIGSHIADALVPENDVRVLDDCSTGYRENVPEGAELVSGDVRDEDVVSAAVEGADLVFHEAAEVSVQRSVEQPKRSNEVNVGGTLNVLEAARDADARVVMASSCAIYGVPDSVPLSETDRLGPRSPYGVDKAAIDSYAEVYHEQYGLETVALRYFNAYGPRQTAGEYSGVISIFLDQARRGEPITVEGEGDQTRDFVHVSDVVRANLAAATTDAVGEAYNVGTGEETSIETLAETVKRAAGSDSDIVHVEGREGDIPRSVADLSKSRESLGYEPTVSLEEGLRTLVDDE
- a CDS encoding glycosyltransferase family 2 protein — its product is MDVPARLGPEMRECVSRCVVVNEDVAADASVVVVTYRTPAEVFEPVLEALDDQTASNYEIVVVANGTDADVESTVAESEHVRLFVELDRNYGVTVGRNLGAKLARGELLLFLDDDGVPERDFVAAHRRAHAEHDIVAARGRVLPKHDTVYTRIQSHYDLGDEPFPYFINVEGNTSFDRKTYLDAGGYDENLADRAGHEGIELTHRLMQDGIRRDQIIYYPDAVIYHDYANSFVEYIRKRTGRNPNLEYLFEHRPEIFEFAASYDPPVTSPELRTRDKVKFLALSGVRRVVDFVM